Proteins from a single region of Cydia strobilella chromosome 2, ilCydStro3.1, whole genome shotgun sequence:
- the LOC134754918 gene encoding vanin-like protein 1 isoform X1 — MGCLINTVIVFLLVGLTKSSTHTYKAGIASSTQCRFDACAQLVQNAAKANVDILVLPIPEDISRSIQTDNFDETVKVISGLAKDNKIYIVSHLREKVRCQEKTETIRSNLVFDRQGSVISIYRKPLDPTATCNVTATETTFVTDFGVTFGLLMPEDLVLRNLQGKNYVVAGEWGSEIPALAAPQFFKSWAFTTNANLVTSSGIFSGKAGETGHGTGLVVAELKKDGEDSISAPFTTTSPYTEDLSQYIIRPLDLASQNVRKTVCHGQFCCQFHVKTSGPGPQGLYFGLAAFEGVRHYGCGQHIGTQECALLPCVGSLKSSCDIGSINNTNIIFDEISITANFKPEESAQFPIILLTDTLPNSQFRFDSKHGNNTNQVTVKLYDGQNLLNFGIYGRDFSKDYVGKAVIYDNNDGLTYKIYEYINSDEVLEFCDYVWIRLRVLIFVVSIYVLEMM; from the exons ATGGGGTGTTTAATAAATACAGTGATAGTTTTTCTACTTGTTGGTTTGACGAAGTCTTCAACG CACACTTACAAAGCTGGGATCGCGAGCAGCACGCAATGCAGATTCGATGCGTGTGCGCAGCTCGTCCAGAATGCGGCTAAAGCC AATGTTGATATATTGGTGCTGCCTATCCCTGAAGATATTTCTAGATCAATTCAAACAGATAATTTTGATGAG acAGTGAAAGTGATCTCAGGATTGGCGAAGGACAATAAAATCTATATCGTGTCACATTTGCGGGAGAAGGTGCGATGTCAAGAGAAAACTGAAACTATCAGGAGTAACCTGGTCTTCGACCGGCAAGGGAGCGTCATTTCTAT CTATAGAAAACCCCTGGACCCCACTGCCACCTGCAACGTCACGGCCACCGAAACTACCTTCGTAACCGATTTCGGAGTCACCTTCGGTTTGCTGATGCCAGAGGATTTGGTGCTCAGAAATCTGCAGGGAAAGAACTATGTAGTGGCAGGCGAGTGGGGATCAGAGATTCCGGCTCTTGCAG CTCCTCAATTCTTTAAATCCTGGGCCTTCACCACCAATGCGAACCTGGTGACTTCTTCCGGGATATTCTCTGGGAAGGCTGGAGAAACTGGCCACGGAACTGGCCTCGTTGTAGCTGAACTGAAGAAGGATGGAGAAG ATTCCATCAGCGCTCCTTTCACCACCACATCTCCTTACACCGAGGATCTGAGCCAGTACATCATCAGGCCCCTGGATCTCGCTAGCCAGAATGTGCGGAAGACGGTGTGCCATGGACAGTTCTGCTGTCAGTTCCATGTCAAGACCAGTGGCCCTG gACCCCAAGGCTTGTACTTCGGCCTGGCCGCGTTTGAAGGCGTCCGCCATTACGGTTGTGGTCAACACATCGGCACACAGGAATGCGCTCTTCTCCCCTGCGTCGGAAGCCTCAAGAGTTCTTGCGATATTGG ATCCATCAATAACACCAACATCATTTTCGACGAAATCTCCATCACCGCTAACTTCAAGCCCGAAGAATCTGCTCAATTCCCGATCATTCTGTTAACCGACACTCTGCCAAACAGTCAATTTCGGTTTGACAGCAAACATGGAAACAATACCAACCAAGTAACTGTCAAACTGTACGATGGACAAAACCTTTTGAATTTTGGCATTTATGGAAGAGATTTCTCGAAGGACTATGTCGGGAAAGCTGTGATCTATGATAATAATGATGGTTTGACGTATAAGATCTATGAGTACATCAATAGTGATGAGGTTTTAGAGTTCTGTGATTATGTCTGGATCCGATTGAGGGTGCTTATTTTCGTTGTTTCTATCTACGTTTTGGAAATGATGTAA
- the LOC134754918 gene encoding vanin-like protein 1 isoform X2, whose amino-acid sequence MGCLINTVIVFLLVGLTKSSTNVDILVLPIPEDISRSIQTDNFDETVKVISGLAKDNKIYIVSHLREKVRCQEKTETIRSNLVFDRQGSVISIYRKPLDPTATCNVTATETTFVTDFGVTFGLLMPEDLVLRNLQGKNYVVAGEWGSEIPALAAPQFFKSWAFTTNANLVTSSGIFSGKAGETGHGTGLVVAELKKDGEDSISAPFTTTSPYTEDLSQYIIRPLDLASQNVRKTVCHGQFCCQFHVKTSGPGPQGLYFGLAAFEGVRHYGCGQHIGTQECALLPCVGSLKSSCDIGSINNTNIIFDEISITANFKPEESAQFPIILLTDTLPNSQFRFDSKHGNNTNQVTVKLYDGQNLLNFGIYGRDFSKDYVGKAVIYDNNDGLTYKIYEYINSDEVLEFCDYVWIRLRVLIFVVSIYVLEMM is encoded by the exons ATGGGGTGTTTAATAAATACAGTGATAGTTTTTCTACTTGTTGGTTTGACGAAGTCTTCAACG AATGTTGATATATTGGTGCTGCCTATCCCTGAAGATATTTCTAGATCAATTCAAACAGATAATTTTGATGAG acAGTGAAAGTGATCTCAGGATTGGCGAAGGACAATAAAATCTATATCGTGTCACATTTGCGGGAGAAGGTGCGATGTCAAGAGAAAACTGAAACTATCAGGAGTAACCTGGTCTTCGACCGGCAAGGGAGCGTCATTTCTAT CTATAGAAAACCCCTGGACCCCACTGCCACCTGCAACGTCACGGCCACCGAAACTACCTTCGTAACCGATTTCGGAGTCACCTTCGGTTTGCTGATGCCAGAGGATTTGGTGCTCAGAAATCTGCAGGGAAAGAACTATGTAGTGGCAGGCGAGTGGGGATCAGAGATTCCGGCTCTTGCAG CTCCTCAATTCTTTAAATCCTGGGCCTTCACCACCAATGCGAACCTGGTGACTTCTTCCGGGATATTCTCTGGGAAGGCTGGAGAAACTGGCCACGGAACTGGCCTCGTTGTAGCTGAACTGAAGAAGGATGGAGAAG ATTCCATCAGCGCTCCTTTCACCACCACATCTCCTTACACCGAGGATCTGAGCCAGTACATCATCAGGCCCCTGGATCTCGCTAGCCAGAATGTGCGGAAGACGGTGTGCCATGGACAGTTCTGCTGTCAGTTCCATGTCAAGACCAGTGGCCCTG gACCCCAAGGCTTGTACTTCGGCCTGGCCGCGTTTGAAGGCGTCCGCCATTACGGTTGTGGTCAACACATCGGCACACAGGAATGCGCTCTTCTCCCCTGCGTCGGAAGCCTCAAGAGTTCTTGCGATATTGG ATCCATCAATAACACCAACATCATTTTCGACGAAATCTCCATCACCGCTAACTTCAAGCCCGAAGAATCTGCTCAATTCCCGATCATTCTGTTAACCGACACTCTGCCAAACAGTCAATTTCGGTTTGACAGCAAACATGGAAACAATACCAACCAAGTAACTGTCAAACTGTACGATGGACAAAACCTTTTGAATTTTGGCATTTATGGAAGAGATTTCTCGAAGGACTATGTCGGGAAAGCTGTGATCTATGATAATAATGATGGTTTGACGTATAAGATCTATGAGTACATCAATAGTGATGAGGTTTTAGAGTTCTGTGATTATGTCTGGATCCGATTGAGGGTGCTTATTTTCGTTGTTTCTATCTACGTTTTGGAAATGATGTAA
- the LOC134748977 gene encoding glucose dehydrogenase [FAD, quinone]-like yields MMNTVWQPPNIVQQCPGQTNLTACTPFALVYLNLLVKLFGSAKDRAPEPIDAETYDFIVVGAGAAGCVIANRLSATQGWKRGFKVLLLEAGPEEPEITSVPALSRALPNSNLDWQYKTMPSNVSCLAYPNQQCSWPRGKVMGGSSSINWFVYVRGNKLDYDDWAARGNPGWSYDEVLPYFKKSERNLNINVLDRAYHGVKGEQAVSYFPYVADPAIMITEAFNETGLPINDCNAAQQYGTAQAQGISEHGQRASTNREFIRPIRYRRKNLTVIPESEVIKILFDNSKRASGVQYIKNGRLYTAYATKEVIVSGGSINSPKLLMLSGIGPKEHLQDLNISVISDLPVGENLHDHVTFDGLVVGLPNETATTVSQNKMIEDILEYKRMIVKRGPLSGNGPVSSLSFYLTEPGLPAPDIQIQVLNVNLEEYIREPIDYQDLSIYPTAYFNGMIPRVMNNVPKSRGRLLLNASDPYGHPLIWSGYLTDPQDLQVLMKGVKRVLALESTHAFKSRGAYFVKTPLPACKHLTWGTDSYFECLGRSYTATTYHPVGSCKMGPAGDPTAVVDPRLRVYGVTGLRVIDASMMPQVIRGNTNAPSIMIGERGVAFVLEDWLDK; encoded by the exons ATGATGAACACCGTATGGCAGCCGCCGAACATCGTTCAGCAATGCCCGGGACAGACAAATCTCACCGCGTGCACACCTTTTGCTCTCGTATACCTCAACTTGTTGGTGAAACTCTTCGGCTCAGCAAAGGACCGTGCGCCTGAACCTATAGACGCAG AAACCTACGACTTCATCGTCGTAGGAGCGGGCGCCGCTGGATGCGTCATCGCTAACAGACTCAGCGCGACTCAAGGATGGAAAAGGGGATTCAAG GTGCTGCTCCTAGAAGCTGGTCCAGAAGAGCCCGAGATTACGTCAGTTCCCGCGCTGTCCAGGGCGCTCCCCAACTCAAACTTGGACTGGCAGTACAAGACCATGCCTAGCAACGTCTCCTGTCTGGCCTATCCTAACCAGCAATGCAGTTGGCCAAG GGGAAAAGTGATGGGTGGATCAAGTTCCATCAACTGGTTCGTGTACGTCCGCGGCAACAAACTCGACTATGACGATTGGGCGGCGCGTGGTAACCCGGGCTGGAGCTACGATGAA GTATTACCATACTTCAAGAAATCCGAAAGGAATCTGAACATAAATGTGTTAGATCGAGCATATCACGGCGTCAAAGGCGAACAAGCAGTGTCATACTTTCCCTATGTTGCCGATCCAGCTATTATGATAACCGAAGCCTTCAACGAGACCGGGCTGCCGATCAATGACTGTAATGCCGCCCAACAGTACGGAACCGCACAGGCCCAAGGCATCTCAGAACATGGACAAAGAGCTTCCACTAACAGAGAGTTCATCAGGCCCATCAGATACAGAAGAAAGAATCTTACTGTCATACCAGAATCCGAAGTTATCAAAATACTATTTGATAATAGCAAAAGAGCTTCTGGcgtacaatacattaaaaacggTCGATTATACACAGCTTATGCGACTAAAGAAGTCATAGTGAGTGGCGGATCTATAAattctccaaaactactaatGCTTTCTGGAATCGGACCTAAAGAACATTTGCAAGATCTAAATATATCAGTGATCTCAGATTTACCAGTTGGGGAAAATCTACATGATCATGTCACTTTCGACGGTCTTGTTGTAGGGTTGCCAAATGAAACAGCTACCACTGTCAGCCAGAACAAGATGATTGAAGATATTTTAGAGTACAAGAGGATGATAGTCAAAAGAGGTCCGTTGTCAGGCAATGGCCCAGTGAGCAGTTTATCTTTTTATTTGACTGAACCTGGCTTGCCGGCTCCCGATATTCAAATACAAGTTCTCAATGTTAACTTGGAAGAATATATCAGAGAACCTATAGATTATCAAGATTTGTCTATTTATCCCACAGCGTATTTTAACGGAATGATTCCAAGGGTCATGAATAATGTTCCAAAGAGCAGAGGTAGGCTACTTCTCAACGCGAGTGATCCATACGGACATCCTCTGATATGGTCTGGAtatttaactgatccgcaagATTTACAAGTACTAATGAAAGGTGTGAAAAGGGTTTTGGCTTTGGAAAGCACTCATGCTTTTAAATCTAGAGGTGCTTACTTCGTTAAGACCCCTCTGCCAGCGTGCAAGCACTTGACTTGGGGTACAGACTCGTACTTCGAGTGTTTGGGGAGGTCTTACACAGCTACTACTTATCATCCTGTGGGGTCTTGTAAGATGGGCCCCGCAGGCGATCCCACGGCAGTGGTGGACCCCAGGCTCAGAGTGTATGGAGTGACAGGCCTAAGGGTTATAGACGCGTCTATGATGCCACAAGTAATTCGAGGTAATACGAATGCTCCGTCAATTATGATTGGAGAAAGAGGAGTGGCTTTTGTCTTGGAGGATTGGCTGGATAAGTAA